One Gammaproteobacteria bacterium genomic window carries:
- a CDS encoding DUF494 domain-containing protein, whose amino-acid sequence MKENTLDVLMYLFEHCLDEDRSVEQDESALKGMLRSAGFAQMEINKAFLWLENLAQRHVAPDSGGIASSGSQRVYSAPELAKLDRHCRGFLLALELHKAIDAATREIIIERAMALELDEFTLERFKWIVMMVLANQPESDQAHAWLEAVIFDRNSGHMH is encoded by the coding sequence GTGAAAGAAAACACTCTCGATGTCCTCATGTACCTGTTCGAGCATTGTCTCGACGAGGATCGTTCCGTCGAACAGGATGAATCCGCGCTGAAGGGGATGCTGCGCAGCGCGGGATTCGCACAGATGGAAATCAACAAGGCCTTCCTCTGGCTGGAGAATCTGGCACAGCGGCATGTCGCCCCGGATTCAGGCGGGATTGCATCGAGCGGATCCCAGCGCGTCTACTCGGCGCCCGAGCTGGCGAAGCTGGACCGCCACTGCCGCGGCTTCCTGCTCGCGCTCGAGCTGCACAAGGCCATCGATGCGGCCACGCGTGAAATCATCATCGAGCGCGCCATGGCGCTCGAGCTGGATGAGTTCACCCTTGAGCGCTTCAAATGGATCGTCATGATGGTGCTCGCGAATCAGCCGGAGAGCGACCAGGCGCATGCCTGGCTCGAAGCCGTCATCTTCGACAGAAACAGTGGCCACATGCACTGA
- the dprA gene encoding DNA-protecting protein DprA: MDEIAYWLALLRAPGIGPVRFRELLQRLGSPRAVFQLPPRELASTVQLPTESVRYFERPAWSDVENDLRWIAQPGHHALTLHAPGYPPWLREVHDPPPVLFIQGDPVCLSLPQVAVVGSRNPTPAGLDLAHEFALELARHGLAVTSGLAAGIDAAAHRGALAAGGITIAVAGTGLDRVYPVRHEKLAAEIRRTGALVSEFPLGSPPLPDSFPRRNRIISGLSRGVLVVEAALRSGSLITARYALEQGREVFAIPGSIHNPCARGCHALIRAGAKLVESIHDILEELHPAAIGFQPSMPDDARCGAAINSSLDETMAAVLRQIDYAPTTVDCLIERTRLPSERLCPILLELEMTGHISAAPGGIYARRNERK, from the coding sequence ATGGATGAGATCGCCTACTGGCTCGCCTTGCTGCGCGCGCCGGGCATTGGCCCGGTGCGTTTTCGCGAGCTGCTCCAGCGTCTTGGCTCCCCCCGCGCGGTCTTTCAGTTACCGCCCCGCGAACTTGCCTCAACCGTGCAGTTGCCAACCGAGTCGGTACGATACTTTGAAAGGCCGGCGTGGTCCGATGTCGAAAATGATCTGCGCTGGATCGCCCAGCCAGGACACCATGCGCTGACCCTGCATGCGCCAGGGTATCCACCCTGGTTGAGGGAGGTCCATGATCCGCCGCCGGTACTGTTCATACAGGGTGATCCCGTCTGCCTGTCATTGCCGCAGGTCGCCGTGGTGGGCAGCCGAAATCCGACGCCGGCGGGTCTCGATCTGGCGCACGAGTTCGCCCTCGAGCTCGCCCGCCACGGCCTTGCGGTGACCAGCGGACTGGCGGCCGGCATTGACGCCGCCGCCCATCGCGGCGCGCTGGCGGCGGGTGGCATCACCATCGCCGTTGCCGGGACGGGCCTGGACCGGGTATACCCGGTCCGGCATGAGAAGCTGGCTGCGGAGATCCGTCGCACCGGCGCCCTCGTCTCGGAATTTCCTCTCGGCAGTCCGCCGCTGCCGGATTCATTTCCGCGCAGAAACCGTATCATCAGCGGTCTGAGCCGCGGGGTACTCGTCGTCGAGGCCGCCCTGCGGAGCGGCTCGCTCATCACTGCGCGGTACGCACTGGAACAGGGACGGGAGGTCTTCGCCATCCCGGGCTCCATCCACAATCCCTGCGCACGCGGGTGCCACGCGCTCATCCGCGCCGGGGCCAAGCTGGTCGAGAGTATTCATGATATTCTGGAGGAGCTGCACCCGGCCGCCATCGGATTCCAGCCTTCAATGCCGGATGATGCGCGGTGTGGCGCGGCGATAAATTCATCTTTGGATGAAACAATGGCCGCCGTTCTGCGTCAAATCGATTATGCCCCTACGACAGTCGATTGCCTGATCGAACGCACCCGTCTGCCGAGCGAGCGCCTGTGCCCCATATTGCTGGAGCTGGAAATGACCGGCCACATCAGCGCCGCGCCGGGCGGGATCTATGCGCGCCGGAACGAAAGGAAATGA
- a CDS encoding LysM peptidoglycan-binding domain-containing protein codes for MSNKHLFLRLILPFALVFSANLPADTVKLAPDHPDEYVVAKGDTLWDISSRFLQDPWLWPELWQINPAIENPHLIYPGDIIQLEYIDGKPVLTVRRGDDRSGLPTVKLTPGARYSSLETAIPTIPIDAIKQFLLHPRIVSDEELEASPYIVATSEGHLISGTGDKVYARGLEQDTDIHSYNIVRRGQVYRDPANPKQILGYEAIDVAGADLTATGDPSTLLITRANREVLKGDRLLAPLDEELDQYFTPRAPQSDVDGQIISVLDGVSRIGRLQTVVINRGRVDGLEKGHVLAVYRTGEVVRDTVGAANGGDRMVKLPNERAGTLMIVRLFDNISYALVMEATRDLRILDTVDNP; via the coding sequence ATGTCAAACAAACACCTGTTTTTGCGATTGATACTCCCGTTTGCGCTGGTCTTCAGCGCAAATCTGCCGGCCGATACCGTCAAGCTGGCGCCCGATCATCCGGATGAATACGTGGTCGCGAAAGGCGACACCTTGTGGGACATCTCCTCCCGTTTCCTGCAGGACCCCTGGCTCTGGCCGGAACTCTGGCAGATCAATCCGGCGATCGAGAATCCCCACCTGATTTATCCAGGGGACATCATACAGTTGGAATATATCGATGGGAAACCAGTACTTACCGTGCGACGCGGCGATGATCGAAGCGGGCTGCCGACGGTCAAGCTGACTCCCGGCGCCCGGTATTCCTCCCTGGAAACCGCCATACCCACGATCCCGATCGACGCCATAAAGCAGTTTCTGCTTCATCCGCGCATCGTCAGCGACGAGGAACTGGAGGCAAGTCCCTACATCGTCGCGACCTCGGAAGGTCATCTGATCAGCGGGACCGGCGACAAGGTCTATGCACGCGGCCTGGAGCAGGACACCGATATTCACTCCTATAATATTGTGCGGCGTGGCCAGGTATACCGCGATCCGGCAAACCCCAAGCAGATCCTGGGGTACGAGGCCATCGACGTCGCCGGCGCGGACCTCACCGCGACCGGTGACCCCAGCACGCTGCTGATCACCCGTGCCAATCGCGAGGTCCTGAAAGGGGATCGCCTGCTCGCCCCCCTGGATGAGGAACTGGACCAGTACTTCACTCCGCGCGCACCGCAGTCCGATGTGGACGGCCAGATCATATCGGTGCTCGACGGCGTCTCCCGAATCGGCCGCCTGCAGACCGTGGTCATCAACCGCGGCAGGGTGGATGGCCTGGAGAAAGGCCATGTGCTGGCGGTCTACCGGACCGGTGAGGTGGTGCGGGACACGGTCGGCGCCGCGAACGGCGGCGACCGTATGGTGAAACTGCCCAATGAACGCGCCGGTACGTTGATGATCGTACGGCTGTTCGATAATATCAGTTACGCGCTCGTCATGGAGGCGACGCGTGATCTGCGCATACTCGACACCGTAGACAACCCCTGA
- a CDS encoding peptide deformylase gives MAILHILHYPDPRLRIKAEPVEQVDDEVRQMVDDMLETMYDAPGIGLAAPQVSVSKRLIVIDISETRDAPVCLINPVILAREGSEVMEEGCLSVPGIYDTVERAAAIRVQAVGRDGASYEMEADGLLAVCIQHEMDHLEGKLFVDYLTEMKRQRIKKKLEKYRRRTL, from the coding sequence ATGGCAATACTTCACATTTTGCACTATCCAGACCCGCGCCTGCGCATCAAGGCCGAACCTGTCGAACAGGTGGACGACGAAGTGCGTCAAATGGTCGACGATATGCTGGAGACTATGTACGACGCGCCCGGCATCGGGCTCGCGGCGCCCCAGGTCAGCGTTAGCAAGCGCTTGATCGTGATTGATATCAGTGAGACGCGCGATGCGCCGGTATGCCTGATCAATCCGGTCATCCTGGCGCGCGAGGGGAGCGAGGTCATGGAGGAGGGATGCCTGTCCGTCCCCGGTATCTACGACACCGTGGAGCGGGCGGCCGCCATTCGGGTGCAGGCCGTCGGGCGGGACGGCGCGTCGTATGAAATGGAGGCGGACGGATTGCTCGCCGTCTGCATCCAGCATGAAATGGACCATCTCGAAGGGAAGCTGTTCGTGGATTACCTGACCGAGATGAAACGGCAGCGGATCAAGAAAAAGCTGGAAAAATACCGCCGCCGCACCCTGTAA
- a CDS encoding methionyl-tRNA formyltransferase, with protein sequence MKHGLHIVFAGTPEFAAIPLAALLDAGYAVHSVLTQPDRPAGRGRKLQPGPVKQLASQRGLPVHQPESLKDPEIQRILRALAPDLMVVVAYGLILPAAVLEIPRFGCINIHASLLPRWRGAAPIQRALLAGDVETGITIIQMDRGLDTGAMLHRAVCPIAPAETAGSLHDKLAVLGAHAVLEVIGRIEDGTVSGIPQDSSQASYAAKIDKAEAELDWSRPAEELERRVRAFNPWPVTSTTLPPYGRLRVWRTQVLASAGAVAAAGTLLHAGRDGIDVATGCGVLRLLEVQLAGGRPVSTGDFINAHALSDGVILGGNATPAD encoded by the coding sequence ATGAAGCACGGCTTGCACATAGTCTTCGCCGGCACGCCGGAGTTCGCCGCTATACCGCTGGCGGCCCTGCTGGACGCAGGGTATGCGGTCCACTCTGTATTGACGCAGCCGGATCGTCCCGCCGGGCGCGGCCGCAAGCTGCAACCCGGTCCGGTCAAGCAACTGGCCAGCCAGCGCGGCCTGCCCGTCCATCAACCCGAGAGCTTGAAGGATCCGGAGATTCAGCGGATCCTCCGTGCGCTCGCGCCCGATCTCATGGTCGTTGTGGCATACGGTCTGATCCTGCCGGCGGCAGTGCTGGAGATTCCGCGCTTCGGCTGCATCAACATCCATGCCTCGCTGCTGCCGCGCTGGCGCGGGGCTGCGCCGATCCAGCGCGCCCTGCTGGCGGGGGATGTAGAGACTGGCATTACCATCATCCAGATGGATCGCGGTCTCGATACCGGAGCGATGCTGCATCGCGCCGTGTGTCCGATCGCGCCCGCAGAGACTGCGGGAAGCCTGCATGACAAACTGGCCGTGCTCGGAGCACATGCCGTTCTCGAGGTGATCGGCCGCATCGAGGACGGCACTGTATCAGGCATACCCCAGGACAGCAGCCAGGCCAGCTATGCCGCAAAGATCGACAAGGCGGAGGCGGAGCTGGACTGGTCGCGGCCGGCCGAAGAGCTGGAGCGCCGGGTGCGTGCCTTCAATCCCTGGCCGGTGACCTCGACAACGTTGCCGCCATATGGGCGGCTGCGTGTCTGGCGGACGCAGGTGCTCGCCTCCGCCGGTGCCGTGGCGGCGGCGGGCACCCTGCTGCATGCCGGCCGTGACGGCATTGACGTGGCGACCGGGTGCGGAGTACTGCGGTTGCTCGAGGTGCAGCTCGCGGGCGGCCGTCCAGTCTCCACGGGGGATTTCATCAATGCCCATGCCCTATCGGACGGCGTCATTCTTGGTGGCAATGCGACGCCGGCGGATTGA
- the rsmB gene encoding 16S rRNA (cytosine(967)-C(5))-methyltransferase RsmB: MDARRAAVTVLVEVFGAGRSLSASLPPVVRKVEDPRERALVQDLCYGVLRWWPRLEAVAAVLMRKPLKERDTDVHCTILAALYQLLYTRIPPHAAVDEAVNLAAALGKPWARSVINAVLRRFQRERAEVLERADRDEAAALAHPRWMLDLLQMAWPDDWRRIALAGNERPPMHLRVNRRRCGRDEYLRELAAAGIAASPHPHGAEALVLEHAFDVDCLPGFAAGRVSVQDAAAQLAAVLLAARPGERVLDVCAAPGGKTAHILELQPGLESLLALDLDAVRLQRVQENLDRLGLAATLMCADAGTPEDWWDGIPFDRILLDAPCSGTGVIRRHPDIKRLRREADITPLVAQQERLLEAAWSVLKPGGMLLYSTCSIIPEENDGQIARFLARHPDAAVRRLEAQWGRALSAGRQILPGEDGMDGFYYACLDKLPHA, translated from the coding sequence ATGGACGCACGCCGCGCGGCAGTCACAGTGCTGGTGGAGGTGTTCGGCGCCGGCCGCTCGCTGAGCGCCAGTCTGCCCCCCGTGGTCCGCAAGGTGGAGGACCCGCGCGAGCGCGCACTGGTTCAGGATCTGTGTTACGGGGTGCTGCGCTGGTGGCCGCGGCTTGAGGCCGTTGCCGCTGTTCTCATGCGCAAGCCGCTGAAGGAACGCGATACCGATGTCCACTGCACCATACTCGCCGCCCTCTATCAGTTACTATACACACGGATTCCTCCTCATGCGGCGGTGGACGAGGCGGTGAACCTCGCCGCCGCCCTGGGCAAGCCGTGGGCGCGTTCGGTGATCAATGCCGTGCTGCGCCGTTTTCAGCGCGAGCGTGCGGAGGTTCTGGAGCGGGCGGACCGTGACGAGGCGGCGGCGCTGGCGCATCCGCGCTGGATGCTTGACCTCTTGCAGATGGCGTGGCCGGACGACTGGAGGCGCATCGCGCTGGCCGGCAACGAGCGCCCACCCATGCATCTGCGCGTAAACCGACGCCGCTGTGGACGGGATGAGTACCTGCGCGAGCTCGCCGCCGCCGGCATCGCCGCCTCCCCTCATCCGCATGGTGCGGAGGCGCTGGTGCTCGAGCACGCTTTTGATGTGGACTGCCTGCCCGGTTTCGCCGCCGGTCGAGTGTCGGTGCAGGACGCCGCGGCCCAACTGGCCGCCGTGCTGCTCGCGGCCCGGCCCGGTGAGCGCGTGCTGGACGTCTGTGCGGCGCCGGGAGGCAAGACGGCGCATATCCTCGAGTTGCAGCCCGGGCTCGAGTCGCTGCTCGCCCTGGACCTGGACGCAGTGAGGTTGCAGCGGGTGCAGGAGAATCTCGACCGCCTCGGCCTGGCCGCGACCCTGATGTGCGCCGATGCCGGTACGCCGGAGGACTGGTGGGACGGAATCCCGTTCGATCGCATCCTGCTCGACGCCCCCTGCTCGGGAACCGGGGTGATACGACGCCACCCGGACATCAAACGCCTGCGCCGGGAAGCGGACATCACGCCGCTGGTCGCGCAGCAGGAGCGCCTGCTCGAGGCCGCGTGGTCCGTGCTCAAGCCGGGCGGTATGCTCTTGTATTCGACTTGTTCTATCATTCCCGAGGAAAATGACGGACAGATTGCCCGATTTCTGGCGCGGCATCCTGACGCGGCCGTGCGACGGCTGGAAGCGCAATGGGGGAGGGCTTTGTCCGCCGGGAGGCAGATCCTCCCCGGCGAGGATGGTATGGATGGTTTCTATTATGCGTGTCTGGACAAGCTCCCCCATGCCTGA
- a CDS encoding DUF4390 domain-containing protein, whose translation MSVHRHWVVAALLSLCAGVAAADDATTADVDAAPGVVVREAHTELRDDVYYLHANIDYHFSQPALEALEKGVSLTVVMRIEILQERSYLWSRKVASLEQRYQLSFHALSQQYMLRNLNSGSQYIFPSFDAARTVLGTVVDLPVIDGYLLEEGGTYSGRLMAELDVDQLPVPLRLLALVSKDWQLNSEWYTWPL comes from the coding sequence ATGAGCGTGCATCGTCACTGGGTCGTGGCCGCGCTGCTGTCGCTGTGCGCCGGTGTGGCGGCGGCGGATGACGCGACAACTGCGGACGTGGACGCCGCGCCCGGAGTGGTCGTGCGCGAGGCGCACACCGAGCTCAGGGATGACGTCTATTATCTCCACGCGAACATCGACTACCATTTCAGCCAGCCGGCACTCGAGGCCCTGGAGAAAGGCGTATCTCTCACAGTGGTGATGAGGATAGAGATACTGCAAGAACGCAGTTATCTGTGGAGCCGGAAGGTTGCCAGCCTGGAGCAGCGTTATCAGCTCAGTTTTCATGCGCTCAGCCAGCAGTACATGCTGCGCAATCTCAACAGCGGTTCGCAGTACATATTCCCGTCGTTCGACGCCGCACGGACCGTGCTCGGCACCGTCGTCGACCTGCCCGTCATCGACGGATACCTGCTCGAGGAGGGCGGGACCTACAGCGGGCGCCTGATGGCGGAGCTCGACGTCGACCAGCTGCCGGTGCCGCTGCGTCTGCTCGCGCTGGTGTCGAAGGACTGGCAATTGAACAGCGAGTGGTACACATGGCCGCTCTGA